Proteins from a single region of Mailhella massiliensis:
- the mraY gene encoding phospho-N-acetylmuramoyl-pentapeptide-transferase: MLYNLLVPFSQDVSLLNVFRYITFRSAGALICALLFTILTGPWFLKKLTALKVGQPILSYVPEHQAKAGTPTMGGLLIMAGAIVSTLLWADLANVYIWLTMLVFVGFGAVGFVDDYTKIRHHENKGLSPRAKMLGLIVVSVVAISLLLMEPAYSSKLSVPFFKQFMPDLGMFYVVFAVVVLIASSNAVNLTDGLDGLAILPAVMCFMVYAIFIYVAGHASFAQYLQVPAVPGVGEVTVFCCALMGAGLGFLWFNCFPAQVFMGDVGSLSLGGVLGFLAVLCKQELILIVAGGVFVMETVSVIMQVGFFKATHGRRLFRMTPLHHHFQKGEHPLPESKIIVRFWIISVLLAIISLSVLKLR, encoded by the coding sequence ATGCTCTATAACCTGCTCGTCCCCTTCAGTCAGGATGTCTCCCTGCTGAACGTGTTCCGCTACATCACCTTCCGCTCGGCGGGGGCGCTCATCTGCGCCCTGCTCTTCACCATACTTACCGGGCCGTGGTTTCTGAAAAAGCTTACGGCGCTCAAGGTGGGGCAGCCCATACTTTCCTATGTGCCGGAACATCAGGCCAAGGCGGGCACGCCCACCATGGGCGGGCTGCTCATCATGGCCGGGGCCATCGTGTCCACCCTTCTGTGGGCGGACCTTGCCAACGTGTACATCTGGCTCACCATGCTGGTCTTCGTGGGATTCGGCGCGGTGGGATTCGTGGACGACTACACCAAGATACGCCATCACGAAAACAAGGGGCTCTCCCCCCGCGCCAAGATGCTGGGGCTCATCGTCGTGTCGGTGGTCGCCATAAGCCTGCTGCTCATGGAACCGGCCTATTCCAGCAAGCTTTCCGTGCCGTTCTTCAAACAGTTCATGCCCGATCTGGGCATGTTCTACGTGGTGTTCGCCGTGGTGGTGCTCATCGCCTCATCCAACGCCGTGAACCTCACCGACGGGCTGGACGGTCTGGCCATACTGCCCGCGGTGATGTGCTTCATGGTGTATGCCATCTTCATCTATGTGGCGGGCCACGCCAGCTTCGCCCAGTACCTTCAGGTTCCCGCCGTGCCGGGCGTGGGCGAGGTCACGGTGTTCTGCTGCGCGCTCATGGGCGCGGGCCTGGGCTTTCTGTGGTTCAACTGCTTCCCGGCCCAGGTCTTCATGGGCGACGTGGGTTCCCTCAGCCTCGGCGGCGTGCTGGGCTTTCTGGCCGTGCTGTGCAAGCAGGAACTCATTCTCATCGTGGCGGGCGGCGTGTTCGTCATGGAAACGGTGTCCGTCATCATGCAGGTGGGCTTCTTCAAGGCCACGCACGGCAGAAGGCTGTTCCGCATGACGCCTCTGCACCATCACTTCCAGAAGGGGGAACACCCTCTGCCGGAATCGAAAATCATCGTGCGCTTCTGGATCATTTCCGTCCTTCTGGCCATCATTTCCCTTTCCGTCCTTAAACTGCGCTGA
- the murD gene encoding UDP-N-acetylmuramoyl-L-alanine--D-glutamate ligase — MSLFSLSGRSVAVVGAGRSGRAAVRLLHEEGAAVRLLEKTPENMPADFSAWLKENGIPVLGGEHVSAYFEGVDLVIPSPGAAKAVIEPLLSAGADGAKAGIMAETELAWRLLEGEPVIGVTGTSGKTTTTSIISAMLKAHGLRVFTGGNIGVPLSEYVLARRHGEPRADVVVLELSSFQLQTCSTLHPRVGVLLNISENHLDFHKDMEEYTEAKMRLFSHQTEEDIAVLSPTLRSLPEKFGMKARVLFLTPGAHPFPETRLIGAHNQSNAEAAFLAVSPFGVTEEEAARAMREFAPIAHRLEHIADIAGVRYVNDSKCTTIEALKVALASFERPVVLLAGGKFKGGDVEGMKPLLAKHVRAVALYGASREHFEPAWKDTVPVSWDETMDEALARARSLAEEGDTVLLAPATSSYDQYKNYLERGDHFRDLVLRMQKEEA; from the coding sequence ATGTCTCTCTTTTCCCTTTCCGGCAGAAGCGTCGCCGTGGTGGGCGCGGGCAGAAGCGGCAGAGCCGCCGTCCGCCTGCTGCATGAGGAAGGCGCAGCGGTGCGCCTTCTGGAAAAGACCCCGGAAAACATGCCTGCGGACTTTTCCGCATGGCTGAAGGAAAACGGTATTCCCGTCCTCGGCGGGGAACACGTTTCCGCCTACTTTGAAGGGGTGGACCTCGTCATTCCCAGCCCCGGCGCGGCGAAAGCCGTCATCGAGCCTCTTCTGTCCGCAGGGGCGGACGGCGCGAAGGCCGGCATCATGGCGGAAACCGAACTTGCCTGGCGACTGCTGGAAGGCGAACCCGTCATCGGCGTTACGGGAACCAGCGGCAAAACGACCACCACGAGCATCATTTCCGCCATGCTGAAGGCACACGGTCTCCGCGTGTTCACGGGCGGCAACATCGGCGTGCCGCTTTCGGAGTATGTGCTCGCCAGAAGGCACGGGGAACCGAGGGCCGACGTGGTGGTGCTCGAACTTTCCAGCTTCCAGCTCCAGACCTGCTCCACCCTGCACCCCCGCGTGGGCGTGCTGCTCAACATTTCCGAAAATCACCTCGACTTCCACAAGGACATGGAAGAATACACCGAGGCGAAGATGCGCCTCTTCTCCCATCAGACGGAAGAAGACATCGCCGTTCTTTCCCCCACGCTCCGCAGCCTGCCGGAAAAGTTCGGCATGAAGGCGCGCGTTCTCTTCCTCACGCCCGGGGCGCATCCCTTCCCGGAAACAAGGCTCATCGGCGCGCACAATCAGAGCAATGCGGAAGCCGCCTTTCTTGCCGTCTCCCCCTTCGGCGTCACGGAGGAAGAGGCGGCGCGTGCCATGCGGGAGTTTGCGCCCATCGCCCACAGGCTCGAACATATCGCGGACATTGCGGGCGTGCGCTATGTGAACGATTCCAAGTGCACCACCATCGAAGCGCTCAAGGTGGCGCTCGCCTCCTTCGAGAGGCCCGTCGTCCTGCTTGCCGGCGGCAAGTTCAAGGGCGGCGATGTGGAAGGCATGAAGCCCCTCCTGGCAAAGCATGTGCGCGCCGTGGCCCTGTACGGCGCCTCGCGCGAGCATTTCGAACCCGCCTGGAAGGATACCGTGCCCGTAAGCTGGGATGAAACCATGGACGAAGCCCTCGCCCGCGCCCGCAGCCTTGCCGAGGAAGGAGACACGGTGCTCCTCGCTCCGGCCACCTCCAGCTACGACCAGTATAAAAACTACCTGGAAAGAGGCGACCATTTCCGCGATCTCGTGCTGCGCATGCAGAAGGAAGAGGCCTGA
- the ftsW gene encoding putative lipid II flippase FtsW, which produces MNLRKKKQPAPEPEMPFGPVDWWLLALLLLLLCVGLVAVLSASGPISQRTYNESYHFFHRQLQTMLLGGIFVALLCWLPRSFINKLHYWGIATVIVLLVLCLLIGPVINGAQRWLDLHFMMVQPMEFARIALVMYLAYFMSSKQSMIREFSRGLLPPTLITLLICALLVLQPDLGGTIIMLTILFFMCLGGGTRGWYLMMVLVIAAVLVVALIIVEPYRWARWTAYLEPFANARGSGYQIVQSLLALGSGGIFGVGLGGSIQKTVYLPEAHNDFIMSVVGEETGFLGITVVMVLFALFFYRCYRVVLGQRNLRDRLTAYGLTLVIALSFLLNMAVILGNVPPKGIAMPFISYGGSSLLANMICAGLLLNYSRTVRE; this is translated from the coding sequence ATGAACCTGCGCAAGAAAAAACAGCCCGCTCCCGAACCGGAAATGCCCTTCGGCCCGGTGGACTGGTGGCTGCTCGCCCTGCTGCTTCTGCTTCTGTGCGTCGGCCTTGTGGCGGTTCTTTCCGCAAGCGGGCCCATCAGCCAGCGCACCTACAACGAATCCTACCACTTCTTCCACCGTCAGCTTCAGACCATGCTGCTCGGCGGCATTTTCGTGGCGCTCCTCTGCTGGCTTCCGCGCTCGTTCATCAACAAGCTCCATTACTGGGGCATCGCCACGGTCATCGTGCTGCTCGTATTGTGCCTGCTCATAGGCCCCGTCATCAACGGCGCGCAGCGCTGGCTCGACCTGCACTTCATGATGGTGCAGCCCATGGAGTTCGCCCGCATCGCGCTCGTGATGTACCTGGCCTACTTCATGAGCAGCAAGCAGAGCATGATACGCGAATTCAGCCGCGGCCTTCTGCCGCCCACGCTCATCACCCTGCTCATCTGCGCGCTGCTCGTGCTCCAGCCCGACCTCGGCGGCACCATCATCATGCTGACCATACTCTTCTTCATGTGCCTCGGCGGGGGCACGCGGGGCTGGTATCTCATGATGGTGCTCGTCATCGCCGCCGTGCTGGTGGTCGCGCTCATCATTGTGGAACCCTACCGCTGGGCGCGCTGGACGGCCTACCTCGAACCCTTCGCCAACGCCAGAGGCTCGGGCTATCAGATAGTGCAGAGCCTGCTTGCGCTCGGCAGCGGCGGCATCTTCGGCGTGGGGCTCGGCGGCAGCATACAGAAAACCGTGTACCTGCCCGAAGCCCACAACGACTTCATCATGTCCGTGGTGGGCGAGGAAACGGGCTTTCTGGGCATCACCGTGGTCATGGTGCTGTTCGCGCTCTTCTTCTACCGCTGCTATCGCGTGGTTCTCGGCCAGCGGAACCTGCGCGACAGGCTCACGGCCTACGGGCTCACGCTGGTCATCGCGCTGAGTTTTCTGCTCAACATGGCCGTCATTCTCGGCAACGTCCCGCCCAAGGGCATTGCCATGCCGTTCATCAGTTACGGCGGCAGCAGCCTGCTTGCCAACATGATCTGCGCAGGGCTGCTGCTCAACTATTCACGAACCGTACGGGAGTAG
- the murG gene encoding undecaprenyldiphospho-muramoylpentapeptide beta-N-acetylglucosaminyltransferase — MPFRIIITTGGTGGHIFPALAVAEALRKKHPDVELLFVGGMYGPEKELAARAGVPFRGLPVRGFLGRGFKALSAGAAMLAGVWKALFIVRSFRPDAVMGFGGYAAFASVFAACLLGRPCALHEQNAVPGAANRILGRMVKRICLSWPQRSDDPSFPPERCVLTGNPIRAGIAALGEEEREGGMRLLVMGGSQGARAINNMVISMLPALREAGVDIVHQTGAGEYENVRLGYLEAGFSAEETDEIVRPFIHDMAAVYASSTLALCRAGATSLAELAATGTPSVLIPFPFAAHDHQTGNARAMQDAGGGILLPQKDAQRMCEEKSLAPMLIDLLKDKNRLAAMRKGALSLARPQAASDVADELLRLIPNTQK; from the coding sequence ATGCCTTTTCGCATCATCATCACCACCGGAGGCACGGGCGGGCACATCTTTCCCGCTCTGGCCGTAGCCGAGGCTCTCAGAAAGAAACATCCCGATGTGGAACTGCTCTTCGTGGGCGGCATGTACGGCCCGGAAAAGGAACTCGCCGCCCGGGCGGGCGTTCCCTTCAGGGGGCTTCCGGTCCGGGGCTTTCTGGGCCGCGGCTTCAAGGCCCTTTCCGCAGGCGCGGCCATGCTGGCGGGCGTGTGGAAGGCGCTTTTCATCGTGCGTTCCTTCCGGCCCGACGCCGTCATGGGCTTCGGCGGTTACGCCGCCTTCGCCTCGGTGTTCGCGGCCTGCCTTCTCGGCCGCCCCTGCGCCCTGCATGAGCAGAACGCCGTGCCCGGCGCGGCCAACAGGATTCTCGGCCGCATGGTGAAGCGCATCTGCCTTTCCTGGCCGCAGAGAAGCGACGATCCCTCCTTCCCCCCGGAACGCTGCGTGCTCACGGGCAATCCCATCCGCGCGGGCATCGCCGCCCTCGGAGAAGAAGAAAGGGAAGGCGGCATGAGGCTGCTCGTCATGGGCGGCTCTCAGGGCGCGCGGGCCATCAACAACATGGTCATATCCATGCTTCCCGCCCTGCGGGAGGCAGGCGTCGACATCGTGCATCAGACGGGTGCGGGCGAATACGAAAACGTGCGCCTCGGCTACCTGGAAGCGGGCTTCAGCGCGGAAGAAACGGATGAAATCGTGCGGCCCTTCATTCACGACATGGCCGCGGTCTACGCCTCAAGCACCCTTGCCCTGTGCCGCGCCGGAGCCACCAGCCTTGCGGAACTTGCGGCCACGGGCACGCCTTCGGTGCTCATTCCCTTCCCCTTCGCCGCACACGACCATCAGACGGGCAACGCCCGCGCCATGCAGGATGCGGGCGGCGGCATTCTTCTGCCGCAGAAGGACGCGCAGCGCATGTGCGAGGAAAAAAGCCTTGCCCCCATGCTCATCGACCTTCTCAAGGACAAAAACCGCCTCGCCGCCATGCGCAAAGGCGCGCTTTCCCTGGCGCGGCCGCAGGCGGCAAGCGATGTGGCCGACGAACTGCTCAGGCTCATACCCAACACTCAAAAGTAA
- the murC gene encoding UDP-N-acetylmuramate--L-alanine ligase → MNNKIRAIHMIGIGGSGMSGIAEVLLNLGYSVHGSDLSTGATVQRLRALGAVIHTGHAAENLGDAQVVVRSSAVSDYNPEVQAARERGIPVIPRAEMLAELMRLRTGIAVAGTHGKTTTTSLTASIFDAAGLDPTVIIGGLFNAYRSNGHLGQGEYLIAESDESDGSFLCLFPIINVVTNVDYDHIDHYGTQEAIDDAFAAFMNKVPFYGMNVICGDDPGVRRLIPRIKRPFITYGFGRDCRIRGEIAECGAMSRFHVWMRDRDGQEKKLLENVTLSQPGRHNILNALAAIGVALQAGISPEKCAEGLAGFSGVGRRFELKGEKNGITVIDDYGHHPTEIQATIRTARQVFPGRRLVMVFQPHRFSRTQALFGEFCRTFENVDKLYLTEIYPASESPIPGVNGVNLALGIRQFSRTDVTYKPTFDEIVDALGEELRPGDVLITQGAGSVTTVGPRVLENMA, encoded by the coding sequence ATGAACAATAAAATCCGCGCCATACACATGATAGGCATCGGCGGTTCCGGCATGAGCGGCATTGCCGAGGTTCTCCTCAACCTGGGCTACAGCGTTCACGGTTCCGATCTTTCCACCGGCGCCACGGTGCAGCGCCTGCGCGCGCTCGGCGCCGTTATCCACACCGGGCACGCGGCCGAAAATCTGGGCGACGCCCAGGTGGTGGTGCGCTCCTCCGCCGTTTCCGACTACAACCCCGAAGTGCAGGCCGCGCGGGAAAGGGGCATCCCCGTGATTCCCCGTGCGGAAATGCTGGCCGAACTCATGCGCCTGCGCACGGGCATCGCCGTGGCGGGCACGCACGGCAAAACCACCACCACCTCGCTCACGGCCTCCATCTTCGACGCCGCGGGTCTGGACCCCACGGTCATCATCGGCGGCCTGTTCAACGCCTACCGCTCCAACGGTCACCTCGGGCAGGGCGAATACCTCATTGCGGAATCGGATGAATCCGACGGTTCCTTCCTCTGCCTCTTCCCCATCATCAACGTGGTGACCAACGTGGATTACGACCACATCGACCACTACGGCACCCAGGAAGCCATCGACGATGCCTTTGCGGCCTTCATGAACAAGGTTCCCTTCTACGGCATGAACGTCATCTGCGGCGACGACCCGGGCGTGCGCCGCCTCATCCCCCGCATCAAGCGCCCCTTCATCACCTACGGCTTCGGCAGGGACTGCCGCATCCGCGGCGAAATCGCGGAATGCGGGGCGATGAGCCGTTTCCATGTCTGGATGCGCGACCGCGACGGGCAGGAAAAGAAGCTTCTTGAAAACGTCACCCTTTCCCAGCCCGGGCGTCACAATATTCTGAACGCGCTCGCGGCCATCGGCGTGGCGCTTCAGGCGGGCATCTCCCCGGAAAAATGCGCCGAAGGCCTTGCGGGCTTCTCCGGCGTGGGCCGCCGCTTCGAGCTCAAGGGCGAAAAGAACGGCATCACCGTCATCGACGACTACGGCCATCATCCCACGGAAATCCAGGCCACCATACGCACGGCGCGCCAGGTCTTCCCGGGGAGGCGGCTCGTCATGGTGTTCCAGCCGCACCGCTTCTCCCGCACGCAGGCTCTGTTCGGAGAATTCTGCCGCACCTTCGAGAACGTGGACAAGCTCTACCTCACGGAAATCTATCCTGCGAGCGAGTCGCCCATTCCCGGCGTGAACGGCGTGAACCTCGCCCTCGGCATACGTCAGTTCTCCAGAACCGACGTCACCTATAAACCCACCTTCGACGAAATCGTGGACGCCCTCGGGGAAGAACTGCGGCCCGGCGACGTGCTCATCACCCAGGGTGCGGGCAGCGTAACCACCGTAGGCCCCCGGGTACTGGAGAACATGGCGTGA
- a CDS encoding UDP-N-acetylmuramate dehydrogenase, translating into MIITPRPALAPLTTLRLGGSALAEIRLYTPEDCERLPHALAETGGLPCVLGGGSNLLIHDGELPITVLRPLFGSKDAEPEILGEEEVNGARRVLFRAGTGTPMPRLLAWCAKRGLSGLEGLVGLPGRLGGAVAMNAGAYGCSTAPLLRSLSVFTPEKGLHTLSPEGWMAQYRHFSLAEPCAWYMSVSAVLSLAADAPEAVRARMRENFLRKKAGQPVHEHTAGCVFQNPEGESAGRLLDQAGMKGRRRGALYFSPMHANFLVHDTRCGIPGTSEDALLLIDEAKRAVRNTFGVKLQMEVREWPPCPS; encoded by the coding sequence GTGATCATCACCCCCCGCCCCGCCCTCGCTCCGCTCACCACGCTCCGGCTCGGGGGCAGCGCCCTTGCCGAAATACGGCTGTACACTCCCGAAGACTGCGAACGCCTTCCTCATGCGCTTGCCGAAACGGGGGGGCTGCCCTGCGTGCTCGGCGGAGGGAGCAACCTGCTCATTCACGACGGCGAGCTGCCCATCACCGTGCTCCGGCCCCTTTTCGGGTCGAAGGATGCGGAACCCGAGATTCTGGGAGAAGAAGAGGTGAACGGGGCGCGGCGCGTCCTTTTCCGCGCCGGGACAGGCACGCCCATGCCCCGGCTGCTTGCCTGGTGCGCGAAAAGGGGACTTTCCGGGCTGGAAGGCCTCGTGGGGCTTCCCGGCCGCCTCGGCGGAGCGGTGGCCATGAACGCGGGCGCCTACGGGTGCAGCACGGCCCCTCTTCTGCGTTCCCTTTCCGTTTTCACGCCGGAAAAGGGCCTGCACACCCTTTCCCCCGAAGGCTGGATGGCGCAGTACCGGCATTTTTCCCTTGCCGAACCCTGCGCGTGGTACATGAGCGTTTCCGCCGTGCTTTCCCTTGCGGCGGACGCGCCCGAAGCCGTGCGCGCCCGCATGAGGGAAAACTTCCTGCGCAAGAAGGCGGGCCAGCCCGTGCATGAGCACACGGCGGGCTGCGTCTTCCAGAACCCGGAAGGAGAATCCGCGGGCAGACTGCTGGATCAGGCGGGCATGAAGGGCAGAAGGCGCGGGGCGCTGTACTTTTCCCCCATGCACGCCAATTTTCTGGTGCACGACACGCGCTGCGGCATACCGGGCACGAGCGAAGACGCGCTTCTGCTCATCGACGAGGCAAAACGCGCGGTGCGGAACACCTTCGGCGTGAAGCTTCAGATGGAAGTCAGGGAGTGGCCGCCATGTCCTTCCTGA
- a CDS encoding cell division protein FtsQ/DivIB, with translation MSFLNRPSRRNSYAQKRKSAAESSPRQRRSGANRKKTREAPKKSRRSSSMRLPSVHVSAKGFLRLIRWSLLFALAGVFIYSAAAGLVKAWNFCTTSAYFTIQNVSVTGNSQIKTADILEACGIRKGENSLLVNVHEAEQKLVSNPWIEHVSIRRELPGSFVITIKERVPLFCARKENTLYYINAQGQIIAPVTTENFRSLPVLEIGPGGEEALPLVAQFVEEFRHAGFPFDISQISWIRLSAGGGFELYWETRRLRLSIGVENWKDNLKRIASVVTDIEKRKETVMVTSIRAADGQVWMTKAQNEREGNSN, from the coding sequence ATGTCCTTCCTGAACCGTCCGAGCCGCCGCAATTCCTACGCCCAGAAGAGAAAGAGCGCCGCGGAAAGCTCCCCGAGGCAGAGAAGAAGCGGCGCGAACCGCAAAAAGACCAGGGAAGCGCCGAAAAAGTCGCGCCGTTCCTCCTCCATGCGTCTTCCCTCCGTGCATGTCAGCGCAAAGGGCTTTCTGCGCCTCATCCGCTGGAGTCTGCTCTTTGCGCTTGCGGGGGTCTTCATCTACAGCGCGGCCGCAGGGCTTGTGAAGGCATGGAACTTCTGCACCACAAGCGCCTACTTCACCATTCAGAACGTGAGCGTCACGGGCAACAGCCAGATAAAGACGGCGGACATTCTGGAAGCGTGCGGCATACGCAAGGGCGAGAACAGCCTGCTGGTGAACGTGCACGAAGCGGAACAGAAGCTGGTTTCCAACCCGTGGATAGAACATGTTTCCATAAGGCGGGAACTTCCCGGATCGTTCGTCATCACCATTAAAGAGCGCGTGCCGCTTTTCTGCGCGCGCAAGGAGAACACGCTCTACTACATCAACGCCCAGGGGCAGATCATCGCGCCCGTAACCACGGAAAACTTCCGTTCCCTGCCCGTGCTGGAAATAGGCCCCGGCGGCGAGGAGGCCCTGCCGCTGGTGGCGCAGTTCGTGGAAGAATTCCGCCATGCGGGGTTCCCCTTTGACATTTCCCAGATTTCATGGATACGATTGAGCGCGGGCGGAGGCTTCGAGCTCTACTGGGAAACACGGCGGCTGCGGCTGAGCATCGGCGTGGAAAACTGGAAGGACAACCTGAAGCGCATCGCCTCGGTCGTTACCGATATTGAAAAGAGAAAGGAAACCGTCATGGTCACCAGCATCCGCGCCGCCGACGGGCAGGTATGGATGACCAAGGCGCAGAACGAACGGGAAGGAAACAGCAACTGA
- the ftsA gene encoding cell division protein FtsA, with the protein MPKSELIVGLDIGTTKICAVVGEPSENGIDIIGIGTSPSNGLRKGVVVNIDQTVQSIRKAVEEAELMAGCEIKSVYAGIAGSHIKGVNSHGVIAIKGGGEVTQHDVERVLDAAKAVAIPMDREVIHILPQGYIVDEQRGIANPIGMSGVRLEANVHIVTGAVTSAQNIIRSCNRSDLDVSDIVLESLASSKSILTEEEREIGVAIVDIGGGTSDIAIFVNNAIKHTGAVALGGHNLTSDIAFGLRTSISAADRIKIKYGCALTDMVRPDETIEVPGVGGRPSRTVERRVLAEICEPRMEEILALVYQELEHSGLKRQLGAGVVLTGGAALIPGCAELAEEIFQLPTRLGYPRNVGGLKDVINNPKFATAVGLLFYGAEKEAEEMPARFASAPSSAAESSMFHGVWERMKRWFGDIR; encoded by the coding sequence ATGCCAAAATCCGAACTTATCGTCGGCCTTGACATAGGTACGACAAAAATCTGCGCCGTTGTCGGCGAGCCCTCCGAAAACGGAATAGATATCATCGGGATAGGCACAAGTCCCTCCAACGGCCTGCGCAAGGGCGTCGTCGTGAACATCGACCAGACCGTCCAGTCCATCCGCAAAGCCGTGGAAGAAGCCGAGCTCATGGCCGGCTGTGAGATCAAATCGGTATATGCGGGCATTGCGGGCAGCCACATCAAGGGAGTGAACAGTCACGGGGTCATCGCCATCAAGGGCGGCGGCGAAGTGACGCAGCACGATGTGGAGCGCGTGCTCGATGCGGCCAAGGCCGTGGCCATCCCCATGGACAGGGAAGTCATCCACATTCTGCCCCAGGGGTATATCGTGGACGAGCAGCGCGGCATAGCCAACCCCATCGGCATGTCGGGCGTACGCCTCGAAGCCAACGTGCATATCGTCACGGGCGCCGTGACCTCGGCGCAGAACATCATCCGTTCCTGCAACAGGAGCGATCTCGACGTTTCCGACATCGTGCTGGAATCTCTGGCCTCCTCCAAGTCCATCCTTACGGAGGAAGAGCGTGAGATCGGCGTCGCCATCGTGGATATCGGCGGCGGCACGAGCGACATAGCCATATTCGTCAACAACGCCATAAAGCATACGGGAGCGGTGGCCCTCGGCGGCCACAATCTTACGAGCGACATCGCCTTCGGTCTGCGGACCTCCATTTCCGCGGCCGACAGAATAAAAATCAAATACGGCTGCGCCCTCACCGACATGGTCCGGCCCGACGAGACCATCGAGGTGCCCGGGGTGGGCGGCCGGCCCTCGCGCACGGTGGAACGCCGCGTGCTTGCCGAAATCTGCGAACCCCGCATGGAAGAAATCCTTGCGCTCGTGTATCAGGAGCTGGAACATTCCGGGCTCAAGCGCCAGCTCGGAGCGGGTGTGGTGCTCACGGGCGGCGCGGCTCTCATTCCGGGCTGCGCCGAACTGGCGGAGGAAATCTTCCAGCTTCCCACGAGGCTGGGGTATCCGCGCAACGTGGGCGGCCTCAAGGATGTCATCAACAATCCCAAGTTCGCCACGGCCGTGGGCCTGCTTTTCTATGGAGCGGAAAAAGAAGCCGAAGAAATGCCCGCACGTTTCGCCAGCGCGCCTTCTTCCGCCGCCGAATCCAGCATGTTCCACGGGGTGTGGGAACGCATGAAGCGCTGGTTCGGAGACATCCGTTAA
- the ftsZ gene encoding cell division protein FtsZ: protein MDDMVPDTEQGAKIKVIGVGGGGGNAVQNMINSRLEGVSFICANTDMQALSRSLAEEHIQLGKELTRGLGAGAKPEVGQAAAEESVEDIRRAVDGADMVFVTAGMGGGTGTGAAPVIAKVAKEKGVLTVGVVTKPFRFEGEKRMKAALKGIDELRQHVDSLVIIPNDRLLAIAPKNAKVTEMLKKADDVLYDAVRGVTDLITKPGLINADFADVRTVMSRQGMALMGEGRASGDNRALDAAKRAITSPLLEDLSITGCKAMLVNITANEDLGMDEFSTAASYIEEAARGANGEDPEIVVAMSLDESCSEEIRITVIATGIEPVTEKPVKNQGTVVTMSDTRTETNAAPAGYPHQGRHRDATVILSRHRLPGDYPQDDTDIPTYLRYRERAKQYQEPAEDFTIEEDDSPAYLRKQNH from the coding sequence ATGGACGATATGGTTCCCGATACAGAACAGGGCGCAAAAATCAAAGTCATCGGCGTAGGCGGGGGCGGCGGCAACGCCGTGCAGAACATGATCAATTCCCGCCTCGAAGGGGTGTCCTTCATCTGCGCCAACACCGACATGCAGGCGCTTTCCCGTTCTCTTGCCGAAGAGCACATCCAGCTCGGCAAGGAACTCACGCGCGGTCTCGGCGCGGGCGCGAAGCCCGAAGTGGGCCAGGCCGCGGCCGAAGAAAGCGTGGAAGACATCCGCCGCGCCGTGGACGGAGCGGACATGGTGTTCGTCACCGCCGGCATGGGCGGCGGCACGGGCACGGGCGCGGCCCCGGTCATCGCCAAGGTGGCCAAGGAAAAGGGCGTGCTCACCGTGGGCGTGGTGACGAAGCCCTTCCGTTTTGAAGGCGAAAAGCGCATGAAGGCGGCGCTCAAGGGCATCGACGAACTGCGCCAGCATGTGGACAGCCTGGTCATCATTCCCAACGACCGCCTGCTCGCCATCGCGCCGAAGAACGCCAAGGTGACGGAAATGCTGAAGAAGGCCGACGACGTGCTCTATGATGCCGTGCGCGGCGTGACGGACCTCATCACCAAACCCGGCCTCATCAACGCCGACTTTGCCGACGTGCGCACCGTCATGAGCCGTCAGGGCATGGCTCTCATGGGCGAAGGCCGCGCCTCGGGCGACAACCGCGCCCTTGATGCGGCAAAGCGCGCCATTACCAGCCCCCTTCTGGAAGACCTTTCCATCACGGGCTGCAAGGCCATGCTCGTCAACATCACGGCCAACGAAGACCTCGGCATGGACGAATTCAGCACCGCCGCGTCCTACATTGAAGAAGCGGCGCGCGGCGCCAACGGGGAAGACCCGGAAATCGTGGTGGCCATGTCTCTGGACGAAAGCTGCAGCGAGGAAATCCGTATCACGGTCATCGCCACGGGCATCGAACCCGTCACGGAAAAGCCGGTGAAGAACCAGGGCACCGTGGTGACCATGAGCGACACGCGCACCGAAACGAACGCCGCGCCTGCGGGCTATCCGCATCAGGGCCGTCACCGCGACGCCACGGTCATTCTCTCCCGGCATCGGCTTCCCGGCGACTATCCGCAGGACGATACCGACATCCCCACCTATCTGCGTTACAGAGAACGGGCGAAGCAGTATCAGGAACCGGCGGAGGATTTCACCATAGAGGAAGACGACAGCCCCGCCTACCTGCGCAAGCAGAACCATTGA